The Streptomyces sp. NBC_01275 genome has a segment encoding these proteins:
- a CDS encoding BTAD domain-containing putative transcriptional regulator: protein MTTELTLLSRVAYRGREITAPRLRGLLALLAGELRTGCSTGRLVEGLWPDELPERPGKAVQVLVSRLRAQLGAELIVSTPTGYRLALDEAQVDSSALLLCEAASAECARAGNHEGVLARAEAGLALWDGNVGAGAGEDLHDPVVALRADRVRTHGALVRFRALALARVGRREEAAAPLAGLARELPRDEEVLAELLRCEAATAGRAAALTRYDAYRRRLRDELGTDPGPGLRSVYQELVRADVPTVRHGVPHDPNPLLGRDADVAAVGELLRTVRVVTVVGPGGLGKTRLSHAVSRAAAHTVVHFVTLAGVLTDDDVAGEVASAVGAAEGGRFGGDVVGAIVAALGAGPALLVLDNCEQVIAGAADVVKALVSRSKELRVLATSRAPLGLTSESVYALPELSLATSVELFGQRARAARPGVELPADQVAEICRHLDGLPLAVELAAARVRVLSVADISRRLRDRFALLRGGARDAPERHRTLQAVVEWSWNLLEADGRAALRALSVFPGGFTEEAAQCMLGESADALTLLEQLADQSLVKVGESPSEGPSGGPAGGPAGVRFHMLETLREFSAARRAEAGEEEAVTGRFLLWARDFGRAHHDVLFSGGPQRPWIHIGAEQDNLVLALRYALARADGPTTAALTAALGSLWATGSNYARLAALADETGGPLSHFRPGPEDPEDVETARSAATVCTASLFMGRGPYAVRHLVTLRRLPPAPPDTLARALAIVLCAFPEMHPPRFTRLQELCDADAPMLAGMAAGVASYVWEAEHETERALECARRMLDTLGSLENPAMRLISHGRISELCLKSAHGAEAYDHLRAALGALEEVGDWSDSIGVRWGLVLACLQRGEVDEAEHWLGLATLDQQSESAEPSFGSDLPARAEIALARGLTEVGLGLWRQAVERIREGSLLYADDPFVDPWVLEIQSAAVAAHAQRGRLEPVAGLAEQLRERLLGMLSGSPGDGSPAELPVYGTVLLALGFAGLAKGDPAAVRLVALAERMPAVREFPALSSARSREAAENADRAAYDDARSTYATLKREELRAAALRELRSAALG, encoded by the coding sequence ATGACCACCGAGTTGACTCTGCTGTCCCGAGTCGCCTACCGCGGGCGGGAGATCACCGCGCCCCGGCTGCGCGGGCTGTTGGCGTTGCTCGCCGGGGAGCTGCGCACCGGGTGCAGCACGGGGCGGCTGGTGGAGGGGCTGTGGCCCGACGAGCTGCCGGAGCGGCCGGGCAAGGCGGTGCAGGTCCTGGTGTCGCGGCTCAGGGCGCAGCTGGGCGCCGAGCTGATCGTGAGCACGCCGACGGGGTACCGGCTGGCGCTGGACGAAGCACAGGTCGACAGTTCCGCGCTGCTGCTGTGCGAGGCGGCGAGCGCCGAGTGTGCGCGGGCCGGAAATCACGAAGGCGTCCTGGCACGGGCCGAGGCCGGCTTGGCGCTGTGGGACGGGAACGTGGGCGCCGGGGCGGGCGAGGACCTGCACGATCCGGTGGTGGCGCTGCGCGCCGACCGGGTCCGGACGCATGGTGCGCTGGTCCGTTTCCGGGCGCTCGCGCTCGCCCGGGTGGGGCGGCGGGAGGAGGCGGCGGCGCCGCTGGCCGGGCTGGCCCGGGAGCTGCCGCGGGACGAGGAGGTGTTGGCGGAGCTGCTGCGGTGTGAGGCGGCGACGGCCGGGCGGGCCGCGGCGCTGACCCGGTACGACGCCTATCGACGTCGGCTGCGGGACGAGCTGGGGACCGATCCGGGGCCCGGACTCCGGTCCGTGTACCAGGAGTTGGTGCGGGCGGACGTGCCGACGGTCCGGCACGGTGTGCCGCACGATCCGAACCCGCTGCTGGGGCGGGACGCCGATGTCGCCGCCGTGGGCGAGTTGCTGCGCACGGTCCGGGTGGTCACGGTCGTCGGTCCCGGCGGGCTGGGCAAGACCCGGCTCTCCCACGCGGTGAGCCGGGCGGCCGCACACACCGTGGTGCACTTCGTCACCCTGGCCGGTGTCCTCACCGATGACGACGTGGCCGGTGAGGTCGCCTCGGCCGTCGGCGCCGCGGAGGGCGGGCGGTTCGGCGGGGACGTGGTGGGCGCCATCGTCGCCGCGCTCGGCGCCGGGCCCGCCCTGCTGGTGCTGGACAACTGCGAGCAGGTGATCGCCGGCGCGGCGGATGTCGTAAAGGCGTTGGTGTCGCGGTCGAAGGAGCTGCGGGTCCTGGCCACCAGCCGGGCTCCGCTGGGGCTGACCTCGGAGTCGGTGTACGCCCTGCCGGAGCTGTCGCTCGCGACGTCGGTCGAGCTGTTCGGGCAGCGGGCGCGGGCCGCCAGGCCCGGCGTGGAGCTGCCCGCCGACCAGGTGGCCGAGATCTGCCGGCATCTGGACGGGCTGCCGCTGGCCGTCGAACTCGCCGCGGCCCGGGTCCGGGTGCTCTCCGTGGCCGACATCTCGCGCCGGCTCCGGGACCGTTTCGCGCTGCTGCGCGGCGGCGCCCGCGACGCGCCCGAGCGGCATCGCACGCTGCAGGCCGTGGTCGAGTGGAGCTGGAATCTCCTGGAGGCCGACGGCCGGGCCGCGCTGCGCGCCTTGTCGGTGTTCCCCGGGGGGTTCACCGAGGAGGCGGCCCAGTGCATGCTCGGCGAGAGCGCGGACGCGCTGACGCTGCTGGAGCAGCTGGCGGATCAGTCCCTGGTCAAGGTGGGCGAGAGTCCTTCCGAAGGTCCTTCCGGGGGTCCCGCCGGGGGTCCCGCCGGGGTGCGTTTCCACATGCTGGAGACGCTGCGGGAGTTCAGTGCCGCCCGGCGCGCCGAGGCCGGCGAGGAGGAGGCGGTGACCGGCCGGTTCCTTCTCTGGGCCCGGGACTTCGGGCGGGCGCACCACGACGTGCTGTTCAGCGGCGGCCCACAGCGCCCGTGGATCCACATCGGGGCCGAGCAGGACAACCTCGTCCTGGCCCTGCGGTACGCGCTGGCCCGCGCCGACGGGCCCACCACCGCGGCGCTCACCGCGGCGCTGGGCTCGTTGTGGGCCACCGGATCCAACTACGCCCGGCTCGCCGCCCTCGCCGACGAGACCGGTGGGCCGCTGTCCCATTTCCGTCCCGGCCCCGAGGACCCCGAGGACGTCGAGACGGCCCGCAGCGCGGCGACGGTGTGCACGGCCAGCCTTTTCATGGGCCGCGGCCCCTACGCCGTACGCCATCTCGTCACGCTGCGCCGGCTGCCGCCCGCCCCGCCGGACACGCTGGCACGGGCGCTGGCCATCGTGCTGTGCGCCTTCCCGGAGATGCACCCGCCGCGGTTCACGCGGCTGCAGGAACTCTGCGACGCCGACGCGCCCATGCTGGCGGGCATGGCGGCGGGCGTCGCCAGCTATGTGTGGGAGGCCGAGCACGAGACGGAGCGCGCGCTGGAGTGCGCCCGCCGGATGCTCGACACGCTGGGGTCGCTCGAGAATCCGGCCATGCGGCTGATCAGTCATGGGCGGATCAGCGAGCTGTGCCTGAAGTCCGCGCACGGCGCGGAGGCGTACGACCATCTGCGGGCCGCACTCGGCGCGCTCGAGGAGGTCGGCGACTGGTCGGACTCGATCGGCGTCCGCTGGGGGCTCGTGCTGGCCTGTCTGCAGCGCGGGGAGGTCGACGAGGCGGAGCACTGGCTGGGGCTCGCGACGCTGGATCAGCAGTCGGAGTCCGCCGAGCCCTCCTTCGGCAGCGATCTGCCGGCCCGCGCGGAGATCGCACTGGCCCGTGGGCTGACCGAGGTCGGGCTCGGGCTGTGGCGCCAGGCGGTGGAGCGGATACGGGAGGGCAGCCTGCTGTACGCCGACGATCCGTTCGTGGATCCGTGGGTACTGGAGATCCAGTCGGCCGCGGTGGCGGCGCACGCGCAGCGCGGCCGACTCGAGCCGGTGGCCGGGCTGGCCGAGCAGTTGCGGGAACGGCTGCTCGGGATGCTGTCCGGCTCCCCGGGCGACGGTTCTCCGGCGGAACTGCCGGTGTACGGAACGGTGTTGCTGGCACTCGGCTTCGCCGGGCTGGCCAAGGGCGACCCGGCGGCCGTACGGCTGGTGGCGCTGGCGGAGCGGATGCCGGCGGTGCGGGAGTTCCCCGCCCTGTCGTCGGCCCGGTCCCGGGAGGCCGCCGAGAACGCCGACAGGGCGGCCTACGACGACGCGAGGTCGACGTACGCCACCCTGAAACGGGAGGAGCTGCGGGCGGCCGCACTGCGGGAGCTCAGGTCCGCGGCTCTCGGTTGA
- a CDS encoding D-alanyl-D-alanine carboxypeptidase family protein: MHSTESTPVPGHRRRTPSRRRFIGLVTAGAAAVGAAGIGRVALAADADAPLRTFGSQREIDLRRLALSGILNASDPAAVAAWITGRGPAPDAIKPETDTQVDALADAAAAGLGADRDAVLVSWVRTAATQRTIWDRKYEFLRTGSGGAGTFGVITDEVRAKYPAQLGPDPQWDPDKDSHRAVWTALTSDERQIEILRTSTAPGVSRHHLGSDADFFDTTPQDWKDDGPEAANYTWLRTNAARYGFLQTYTAESATTRPAISEERWHWSYAPVSEAVLDFVRANQDVIAGSLDELWSYDPTRFTYIRANWRAYMFHVNEEAYFG; this comes from the coding sequence ATGCACAGCACGGAGAGCACACCAGTCCCCGGCCACCGCCGCAGAACGCCCAGCCGACGCCGGTTCATCGGACTGGTCACGGCCGGAGCGGCAGCTGTCGGGGCGGCCGGGATCGGCCGAGTGGCCCTTGCCGCGGACGCGGACGCGCCGCTGCGGACGTTCGGCTCTCAGCGGGAGATCGACCTCCGCAGGCTGGCCCTGTCGGGGATCCTCAACGCCTCCGACCCGGCAGCCGTCGCGGCCTGGATCACCGGCAGGGGGCCCGCCCCCGACGCGATCAAGCCGGAGACGGACACCCAGGTCGACGCCTTGGCCGACGCCGCGGCGGCCGGCCTGGGCGCCGACCGCGACGCGGTCCTCGTCTCCTGGGTGCGCACCGCGGCGACGCAGCGCACGATATGGGACCGCAAGTACGAGTTCCTGCGCACCGGTTCGGGCGGCGCCGGAACCTTCGGCGTCATCACCGACGAGGTGCGCGCCAAGTACCCCGCCCAGCTGGGCCCGGACCCGCAGTGGGACCCGGACAAGGACTCCCACCGCGCGGTGTGGACGGCCCTGACCTCGGACGAACGCCAGATCGAGATACTCCGCACCTCGACGGCGCCCGGCGTCTCACGCCACCACCTGGGCTCCGACGCGGACTTCTTCGACACCACGCCCCAGGACTGGAAGGACGACGGTCCGGAGGCCGCCAACTACACGTGGCTGCGCACGAACGCGGCCCGCTACGGCTTCCTCCAGACGTACACGGCGGAGTCGGCCACGACCAGGCCCGCGATCAGCGAGGAGCGCTGGCACTGGTCGTACGCGCCGGTCTCGGAGGCGGTCCTGGACTTCGTCCGCGCGAACCAGGACGTGATCGCCGGCTCGTTGGACGAGCTGTGGAGCTACGACCCGACGCGGTTCACCTACATCAGGGCGAACTGGCGCGCCTACATGTTCCACGTGAACGAGGAGGCTTACTTCGGCTGA
- a CDS encoding ice-binding family protein produces the protein MTLNIHDAPPQRTTSVWIAAVTAVAIAAVVTAMTPTRAHAVATPVPLGTAASFGVLAGATVTNTGPTVVNGLNVGVSPGTAITGFLTSDGGPGIVTPPGVLHSADAVAGQAKTDLNTAYNQAAGQTLTDAIYNDAPHEFGGQVLTPGLYRANSSAGITGTLTLDAQGNSSAVWVFQIGSTLTTASASTVSFINGASPCNVYWKVGSSATLGTNSTFVGTILADTSITATTGATINGRLLADAGLRGDGAVTLDTNRIFQGPCGTGGTGGTTGGLITGGVIAGATSAGTTGSTTVGAIGGVPTGGGTGGLLGGLLGGILTTGGTTGGALGGLVAGTTTSGTTGGVNGGVNGGVNGGVNGGVIGGLPGKPGGHDHGKPHKPNKPHKPNKPNKPNKPVKPGKPGGHDHGGKPEEHGGYGGYGGYGGYGSKPGKNDGYGGVRH, from the coding sequence ATGACGCTGAATATCCATGACGCGCCTCCCCAGCGCACGACGTCGGTATGGATCGCGGCGGTGACGGCCGTGGCGATCGCCGCTGTCGTCACCGCGATGACGCCGACACGCGCCCATGCCGTCGCCACCCCGGTGCCTCTGGGCACGGCAGCCAGTTTCGGAGTACTGGCCGGCGCCACGGTCACCAACACCGGTCCCACGGTGGTCAACGGTCTCAACGTCGGTGTGAGCCCCGGAACGGCCATCACCGGGTTCCTCACCTCCGACGGAGGGCCCGGCATCGTGACCCCGCCCGGGGTTCTGCACTCTGCCGACGCCGTCGCGGGCCAAGCCAAGACCGACCTGAACACGGCGTACAACCAGGCCGCCGGACAGACTCTGACGGACGCGATCTACAACGACGCTCCCCACGAGTTCGGCGGCCAGGTGCTGACGCCGGGCCTCTACAGGGCGAACAGCTCCGCCGGGATCACCGGCACACTCACCCTGGACGCCCAGGGCAACTCCAGTGCCGTCTGGGTGTTCCAGATCGGTTCGACACTGACGACGGCATCCGCCAGCACGGTGAGCTTCATCAACGGCGCCTCGCCGTGCAACGTGTACTGGAAGGTCGGCAGCTCGGCCACGCTCGGCACCAACTCCACGTTCGTGGGCACCATCCTGGCCGACACCTCGATCACCGCCACCACGGGGGCGACCATCAACGGCCGGCTGCTGGCCGATGCAGGCCTACGCGGTGACGGCGCCGTGACGCTGGACACCAACAGGATCTTCCAGGGGCCGTGCGGGACCGGTGGGACCGGCGGGACCACGGGCGGTCTGATCACCGGCGGCGTGATCGCCGGGGCCACGTCGGCGGGCACCACGGGCAGCACCACCGTCGGCGCCATCGGCGGCGTGCCGACCGGCGGCGGCACCGGTGGCCTCCTGGGTGGTCTCCTCGGCGGCATCCTGACGACGGGCGGCACCACGGGCGGAGCGCTCGGCGGCCTCGTCGCCGGCACTACGACAAGCGGGACCACGGGCGGCGTCAACGGCGGCGTCAACGGCGGCGTCAACGGCGGTGTCAACGGCGGCGTGATCGGCGGACTGCCGGGCAAGCCCGGTGGCCACGACCACGGAAAGCCGCACAAGCCCAACAAGCCGCACAAGCCAAACAAGCCCAACAAGCCCAACAAGCCGGTTAAGCCGGGCAAGCCGGGTGGCCACGATCACGGTGGGAAGCCCGAAGAGCACGGCGGCTACGGCGGGTACGGCGGGTACGGCGGGTACGGAAGCAAGCCCGGCAAGAACGACGGCTACGGCGGCGTTCGTCACTGA
- a CDS encoding helix-turn-helix domain-containing protein yields the protein MGTVALAVTEGMLHFELSMAYEVFGAAPVDVTVPWYDVEVCGSDAVRVGRFRLEPDQGLDRLRHADTVIVPGWADVDEDPPGELVDAVRAAHRAGSRVASLCTGAFVLAAAGLLDGRRATTHWAHTEVLAARYPRVEVDPDVLYVDNGSVLTSAGKAAAMDLCLHLVRLDHGSSVANSVARRLVVPPHRAGGQAQFVAAPVPSRDDHPLAALFPWAIERLDQPLTVEDLARQARMSSRHLGRHFRAVTGTTPLQWLLTQRIRRAQELLEATDDVVDAIATATGMGTAATLRRHFNRTVGVPPDAYRRTFRSRPRTDSNDDDRQHRG from the coding sequence ATGGGTACTGTCGCGCTGGCCGTCACCGAGGGCATGCTGCACTTCGAACTGTCCATGGCGTACGAGGTGTTCGGCGCCGCTCCGGTCGACGTGACCGTGCCCTGGTACGACGTCGAGGTCTGCGGGTCGGACGCCGTGCGGGTCGGCCGGTTCCGGCTGGAGCCCGACCAGGGGCTCGACCGGCTCCGGCATGCCGACACCGTGATCGTCCCCGGCTGGGCGGACGTCGACGAGGACCCGCCCGGCGAGCTCGTCGACGCGGTGCGCGCGGCCCACCGGGCAGGTTCGCGTGTGGCCTCCCTGTGCACGGGCGCGTTCGTACTGGCCGCCGCCGGTCTGCTGGACGGCAGGCGCGCGACCACGCACTGGGCGCACACCGAGGTCCTGGCCGCCCGCTACCCGCGGGTGGAGGTCGATCCGGACGTGCTCTACGTGGACAACGGCAGCGTGCTCACCTCCGCCGGCAAGGCCGCCGCGATGGACCTGTGTCTGCATCTCGTCCGCCTCGACCACGGTTCGTCCGTCGCCAACTCCGTCGCCCGCCGCCTGGTCGTGCCGCCGCATCGGGCGGGCGGCCAGGCGCAGTTCGTGGCCGCTCCGGTGCCCTCCCGTGACGACCACCCGCTCGCCGCGCTGTTCCCCTGGGCGATCGAACGCCTCGACCAGCCGCTCACCGTGGAGGACCTGGCCCGCCAGGCGCGGATGAGCTCGCGCCATCTGGGCCGCCACTTCAGGGCGGTGACCGGCACCACTCCGCTGCAATGGCTGCTGACCCAACGGATCCGCCGTGCCCAGGAGTTGCTGGAGGCCACCGACGACGTGGTCGACGCCATCGCGACCGCCACCGGCATGGGCACCGCCGCGACGCTGCGCCGACACTTCAACCGCACGGTCGGCGTGCCTCCGGACGCCTACCGCCGAACGTTCCGCTCACGGCCCCGCACCGACTCGAACGACGACGACCGGCAACACCGAGGCTGA
- a CDS encoding DUF4232 domain-containing protein yields MRSATRLVSRTAASSMVVAALALVGFQAAGQTASAATPKASSVVTCTTANTALTVTEASRPINHLLLKATNTGTKPCYAYSAPFLRAGADAQAPLPWADETTPQAVLMLEPGQSAYAGILTYSPDGEGGGEEKTLGVYFTDKKGSSTGTEKTLKLPNGGVLFNSAATVTYWQDNAADALSW; encoded by the coding sequence ATGCGTAGCGCCACTCGTCTCGTCTCCCGCACGGCCGCCTCCTCCATGGTCGTCGCCGCCCTCGCGCTCGTCGGGTTCCAGGCCGCCGGGCAGACCGCCTCCGCCGCCACCCCGAAGGCGTCCTCGGTCGTCACCTGCACGACGGCGAACACCGCGCTGACCGTCACCGAGGCGTCCCGCCCGATCAACCACCTGCTGCTCAAGGCCACCAACACCGGCACCAAGCCCTGCTACGCCTACAGCGCCCCCTTCCTGAGGGCCGGCGCCGACGCCCAGGCCCCGCTGCCGTGGGCTGACGAGACCACGCCGCAGGCCGTGCTGATGCTCGAGCCCGGCCAGTCCGCGTACGCGGGCATCCTGACGTACTCCCCCGACGGCGAAGGGGGCGGCGAGGAGAAGACCCTGGGCGTGTACTTCACCGACAAGAAGGGCAGCTCGACCGGCACGGAGAAGACCCTGAAGCTGCCGAACGGCGGTGTCCTCTTCAACAGCGCCGCCACCGTCACCTACTGGCAGGACAACGCGGCGGACGCCCTCTCCTGGTAG
- a CDS encoding trans-acting enoyl reductase family protein: MGSGQPATAAKVTTVTKVTVFGAYGHTGRFVVAHLLERGFVPVLSGRDADKLRALAASAPGLEVRPASVDDPASLDRALAGADAVINCAGPFAVTAAPVIEAALRAGIPYVDVAAEIEANVDTFTHFADRARTAGAVIVPAMAFYGGLGDLLATAAMGEWTAADEADIAYGLSSWRPTPGTRTAGTVSRERRGGRRVRYTDGRLDYHDDEPTLLKWPFPDPMGVREVVGEFTMADVVTVPSHLSIPEVRTHMTTEAARDLSAPDTPAPTAADENGRSDQTFLVDAVVRSGGAERRAVACGRDIYAVTAPLAVEAVHRILTGRTRTVGVASAGEIFDAPDFLRALSPYISFELL; encoded by the coding sequence ATGGGATCGGGACAGCCGGCGACGGCGGCGAAGGTGACGACGGTGACGAAGGTGACGGTGTTCGGTGCGTACGGACACACCGGACGCTTTGTGGTGGCGCACTTGCTGGAGCGCGGGTTCGTCCCCGTTCTCTCCGGCCGTGACGCCGACAAGCTGCGGGCGTTGGCGGCATCCGCCCCCGGACTCGAGGTCCGGCCGGCGTCGGTCGACGACCCCGCCTCGCTGGACCGCGCCCTGGCAGGTGCGGACGCCGTGATCAACTGCGCCGGGCCCTTCGCCGTGACCGCCGCTCCCGTGATCGAGGCGGCCCTGCGCGCCGGGATCCCGTACGTCGATGTGGCGGCCGAGATCGAGGCCAACGTCGACACGTTCACGCACTTCGCGGACCGTGCCCGTACGGCGGGAGCGGTGATCGTTCCCGCGATGGCCTTCTACGGCGGCCTCGGCGACCTGCTGGCCACCGCCGCGATGGGGGAGTGGACGGCGGCCGACGAAGCGGACATCGCCTACGGACTGAGCAGTTGGCGCCCCACCCCCGGCACACGCACCGCGGGCACGGTCTCCCGGGAGCGGCGAGGCGGCCGGCGCGTCCGCTACACGGACGGGCGGTTGGACTACCACGACGACGAGCCGACGCTCCTGAAGTGGCCCTTCCCCGACCCGATGGGCGTCAGGGAGGTCGTCGGGGAGTTCACGATGGCCGACGTGGTCACCGTCCCCAGCCACCTCTCCATCCCCGAGGTGCGCACCCACATGACGACCGAAGCGGCCAGGGACCTCTCTGCCCCGGACACACCGGCGCCGACCGCGGCCGACGAGAACGGGCGGTCCGACCAGACCTTCCTCGTCGACGCCGTCGTACGCTCCGGCGGCGCCGAACGGCGCGCCGTGGCATGCGGCAGGGACATCTACGCCGTCACCGCACCGCTCGCGGTGGAGGCGGTCCACCGCATCCTCACCGGCCGGACCCGCACGGTCGGCGTCGCCTCCGCCGGCGAGATCTTCGACGCGCCCGACTTCCTGCGCGCACTGTCCCCGTACATCTCCTTCGAACTGCTCTAG
- a CDS encoding ATP-binding cassette domain-containing protein: MTKTNHEREHGHGRGNGHERGKGPGHQDEPAIAATGLRKSYGDKTVLDGIDVQVPAGTIFALLGPNGAGKTTVVNILSTLISADGGQARIAGHDLTAEAQAVRAAIGVTGQFSAVDGLITGEENMLLMADLHHLPRAEGRRTTAELLERFDLTEAAKKPASTYSGGMKRRLDIAMTLVGDPRIIFLDEPTTGLDPRSRHTMWQIIRELVSRGTTVFLTTQYLDEADQLADRIAVLNGGRLVAEGSAEELKRLVPGGHVRLRFSDPAAYERAATALREATLPHARLRSRGGTPIDEALTLQIPSDGSQRELRAILDWLDAADIEADELSVHTPDLDDVFFALTDSPAPADTDADNGAATATAKETVR; the protein is encoded by the coding sequence ATGACGAAGACGAACCACGAACGCGAACACGGACACGGACGAGGGAACGGACACGAACGAGGGAAAGGGCCCGGACACCAGGACGAACCCGCGATCGCGGCCACCGGGCTGCGGAAGTCCTACGGCGACAAGACCGTCCTCGACGGCATAGACGTCCAGGTGCCCGCCGGCACGATCTTCGCCCTCCTCGGGCCGAACGGCGCGGGCAAGACCACGGTGGTCAACATCCTGTCGACGCTGATCTCCGCCGACGGCGGACAGGCGCGGATCGCCGGACACGACCTCACCGCCGAGGCCCAGGCCGTTCGGGCCGCGATCGGCGTCACCGGTCAGTTCTCCGCCGTGGACGGCCTGATCACCGGCGAGGAGAACATGCTCCTGATGGCCGACCTGCACCACCTGCCCCGCGCCGAGGGCCGACGGACGACCGCCGAACTGCTGGAGCGCTTCGACCTCACCGAGGCCGCGAAGAAGCCCGCCTCCACCTACTCCGGCGGCATGAAACGCCGCCTCGACATCGCCATGACCCTGGTCGGCGACCCGCGGATCATCTTCCTCGACGAGCCGACCACCGGCCTCGACCCGCGCTCCCGCCACACCATGTGGCAGATCATCCGCGAGCTGGTCTCCCGCGGTACGACCGTCTTCCTGACCACCCAGTACCTGGACGAGGCCGACCAGCTCGCCGACCGCATCGCCGTGCTCAACGGCGGCAGGCTGGTCGCCGAGGGCAGCGCCGAGGAGCTCAAGCGGCTCGTCCCCGGCGGCCACGTACGGCTGCGCTTCTCCGACCCGGCGGCGTACGAGCGGGCGGCGACCGCGCTGCGCGAGGCGACCCTCCCCCACGCTCGGCTTCGCTCGCGCGGGGGGACCCCCATCGACGAGGCGCTCACCCTGCAGATCCCCAGCGACGGAAGCCAGCGCGAGCTGCGCGCCATCCTCGACTGGCTGGACGCCGCCGACATCGAGGCCGACGAGCTGTCCGTGCACACCCCGGACCTGGACGACGTGTTCTTCGCCCTGACAGACAGCCCCGCCCCCGCCGACACGGACGCCGACAACGGCGCCGCCACCGCCACCGCCAAGGAGACCGTCCGATGA
- a CDS encoding DUF5819 family protein encodes MTSVAVFLCLATALVHVLLVFLHVAPPNPLSRQYSRQVDAWVFPLFEQNWRLFAPDPESVNRQISARTMHTTPDGAMQVSGWFDLTAVDGSAVRHNAFPSHTAQNMLRRAWSSYLENHVSDDQPRTQRALMTQQYLTNIASDRVAAHRGGSFEAIQLRVATVPIAAGTGTGAGAAAVAPTAADTRYLPWWKVEADSHGN; translated from the coding sequence GTGACGAGTGTCGCCGTGTTCCTCTGCCTGGCGACGGCCCTGGTCCATGTGCTCCTGGTGTTTCTGCACGTGGCGCCCCCGAATCCGCTCTCCCGGCAGTACAGCCGGCAGGTCGACGCGTGGGTCTTCCCGCTGTTCGAACAGAACTGGCGACTCTTCGCCCCGGATCCGGAGTCCGTCAACCGGCAGATCTCGGCGCGGACCATGCACACCACGCCGGACGGCGCCATGCAGGTGAGCGGCTGGTTCGATCTGACCGCCGTGGACGGTTCCGCGGTGAGGCACAACGCCTTCCCGAGTCATACGGCGCAGAACATGCTGCGACGGGCCTGGAGTTCCTACCTCGAGAACCATGTCAGCGACGATCAGCCGCGCACGCAGCGGGCGTTGATGACTCAGCAGTACCTGACCAACATCGCGTCGGATCGCGTCGCCGCCCACCGTGGCGGGAGCTTCGAGGCCATCCAGCTACGGGTGGCCACCGTGCCCATCGCCGCGGGAACGGGAACCGGAGCGGGAGCGGCCGCAGTCGCTCCGACAGCGGCCGATACGCGGTATCTGCCCTGGTGGAAGGTGGAGGCGGACTCCCATGGAAACTGA
- a CDS encoding ABC transporter permease — MTTAPQSPRANPFRDNLTMLRRNLLHARRYPSLTLNLLLTPVILLLLFVYVFGNVMSAGITGGPADRADYVAYIVPGILLLTVAMTSLGTAVSVATDMTEGIMARFRTMAISRASVLIGHVIGSVIQTMAALVLVVGIGLAIGFRPDATPVEWIAAAGLMALVSLALTWLAVGIGLISPNAEGASNIGTPLVMLPFLSSAFVPVDAMPGWFRWFAEYQPFSPAIETLRGLLLGSGIGAKNAVLAVAWCLGLSLLGYLWSKATFNREPRT; from the coding sequence ATGACCACCGCACCCCAGTCCCCGCGGGCGAACCCCTTCCGCGACAACCTCACCATGCTGCGGCGCAACCTCCTGCACGCCCGCCGCTACCCCTCCCTCACCCTGAACCTGCTGCTCACCCCGGTCATCCTGCTGCTGCTGTTCGTCTACGTCTTCGGCAACGTGATGAGCGCAGGCATCACCGGCGGCCCCGCGGACCGCGCCGACTACGTCGCCTACATCGTCCCCGGCATTCTTCTCCTGACCGTGGCCATGACCTCGCTCGGCACCGCCGTGTCCGTGGCCACCGACATGACCGAGGGCATCATGGCCCGGTTCCGCACCATGGCGATCTCCCGCGCCTCCGTGCTGATCGGCCACGTGATCGGCAGCGTGATCCAGACGATGGCGGCTCTGGTGCTGGTCGTGGGCATCGGACTGGCCATCGGCTTCCGGCCCGACGCGACGCCGGTGGAGTGGATCGCGGCGGCCGGGCTGATGGCTCTGGTCAGCCTCGCGCTGACCTGGCTCGCGGTCGGCATCGGCCTGATCAGCCCCAACGCCGAGGGGGCCAGCAACATCGGGACGCCGCTGGTGATGCTGCCGTTCCTGTCCAGCGCGTTCGTGCCGGTGGACGCCATGCCGGGCTGGTTCCGCTGGTTCGCCGAGTACCAGCCGTTCTCGCCCGCCATCGAGACCCTGCGCGGGCTGCTGCTGGGCAGCGGGATCGGCGCCAAGAACGCGGTGCTGGCCGTCGCCTGGTGCCTGGGGCTGTCGCTGCTGGGCTACCTGTGGTCCAAGGCGACGTTCAACCGAGAGCCGCGGACCTGA